Proteins from a genomic interval of Colletotrichum higginsianum IMI 349063 chromosome 6, whole genome shotgun sequence:
- a CDS encoding Gpi16 subunit, producing the protein MRRFLVIVLASFLASFGLAADYHEQLNLRPLPLSALLASFNFRSNTSLSDFESQNFRYFPRSLGQILQYAGTRELHLRFSLGRWDSESWGSRPWDGQREGGTGVELWAWLEAETDEEADQKWLTLTNALSGLFCASLNFVDGTRTTRPVMSFQPEGDHPEASIPNMQLLHGVLPKEVVCTENLTPFLKLLPCKGKAGISSLLDGHKLFDSSFQSMAIDIKPVCPQGKECILQIEQTIDMVLDIDRSKRPRDNPIPRPPPAHELKCDTTKPYHSDDTCYPLGLTTGQEWTLFQLFGKSIKGTCPLTDDDVPPVCIEVPHSRGVFTSGGATEILNPNGVSRCFKIGSESELEIVLPLEDKEGQDPTKELVEPPTPLIYAERSFTGHGQEHGGMQAILTNPSKDTEVEFIYMESLPWFMRVYLHTLNARIEGSTGSQPSIVEDIYYRPAVDRARGTQLELRMRIPPASTVFLTYDFEKSILRYTEYPPDANRGFDIAAAVITTLSPRTQSTRTTTLLLNLPTPDFSMPYNVIIFTSTAIALAFGGMYNILVRRLVGADEGPSPVLKAKIGALLGKLKGLLSRK; encoded by the exons ATGCGCCGTTTCCTGGTCATCGTTCTTGCCTCCTTCCTGGCGTCCTTCGGCCTGGCCGCGGATTACCACGAACAGCTCAACCTCCGGCCGCTGCCCCTTTCCGCGTTGCTCGCGAGCTTCAACTTTCGGTCCAACACGTCGCTTTCCGATTTCGAGTCGCAGAACTTCCGATACTTTCCCCGGTCGCTCGGCCAGATATTGCAATATGCCGGCACGCGGGAGTTGCACCTGAGATTCAGCTTGGGACGGTGGGACTCCGAGAGTTGGGGGAGTCGGCCGTGGGATGGTCAGCGCGAGGGCGGGACGGGCGTAGAGCTGTGGGCATGGCTCGAagccgagacggacgagga GGCCGATCAGAAGTGGTTGACGCTCACCAATGCACTCTCGGGTCTCTTCTGCGCATCGCTTAACTTCGTCGACGGAACCCGCACCACCCGACCCGTCATGTCATTTCAACCCGAGGGCGACCACCCCGAGGCCTCTATTCCCAACATGCAGCTCCTGCACGGCGTTCTCCCGAAAGAGGTGGTCTGCACAGAGAATCTGACTCCTTTCCTGAAGCTGCTCCCCTGCAAAGGAAAGGCTGGCATCTCGAGTCTCCTGGACGGTCACAAGCTCTTCGACTCCTCGTTCCAGAGCATGGCCATTGACATCAAGCCCGTGTGCCCCCAGGGCAAGGAGTGCATTCTGCAGATTGAACAGACCATCGACATGGTTCTCGACATTGATCGATCGAAACGCCCGAGAGATAACCCGAttcctcgcccgccgccagcgcaCGAGCTTAAGTGCGACACCACGAAACCCTACCACTCCGATGACACGTGTTATCCGCTTGGCCTCACCACCGGTCAAGAATGGACGCTGTTCCAGCTGTTTGGCAAGTCGATCAAGGGAACATGCCCCTTGACAGACGACGATGTGCCCCCAGTGTGCATCGAAGTCCCTCACTCGAGAGGCGTCTTCACCTCTGGCGGCGCTACCGAGATCCTGAACCCGAACGGCGTATCGCGATGCTTCAAGATTGGTTCAGAGTCGGAGCTCGAGATCGTCCTCCCTCTCGAGGACAAGGAAGGTCAGGATCCGACCAAGGAACTCGTCGAGCCGCCGACACCTCTCATCTATGCCGAGCGCAGTTTCACTGGACACGGGCAAGAGCATGGCGGCATGCAGGCCATCCTCACGAACCCGAGCAAGGATACCGAGGTTGAGTTCATCTATATGGAATCTCTGCCGTGGTTTATGAGGGTCTACCTCCACACTTTGAACGCTCGCATTGAGGGATCCACCGGTTCGCAGCCGTCCATCGTCGAGGACATATATTATCGCCCAGCCGTCGACCGTGCCAGAGGCACCCAGCTCGAGCTGCGCATGCGGATCCCTCCCGCCTCGACCGTTTTCCTTACTTACGATTTCGAGAAGTCAATCTTGCGTTATACCGAATACCCCCCCGACGCCAACCGCGGCTTCGACATTGCTGCGGCTGTCATTACCACGCTGAGCCCGCGTACGCAGAGCACGCGCACCACGACCCTGCTGCTGAATCTTCCCACACCAGACTTCAGCATGCCATACAATGTCATCATCTTCACCTCAACggccatcgccctcgccttcggcGGGATGTATAACATCCTAGTTCGCAGGCTGGTTGGCGCGGACGAAGGTCCCAGTCCGGTGCTCAAGGCCAAGATTGGCGCACTTTTGGGAAAGCTCAAAGGGTTGCTCTCCAGAAAATAG
- a CDS encoding U1 snrnp splicing complex subunit has translation MAAEQRKLLEQLMGGSASSRGASLSMTDPKVCRSFIVGTCPHDLFTNTKQDLGPCPKQHSEALKAEYEGLSDKEKQKYGFEYDYMRDLQKYIDDCNRRIDSAQRRLEKTPDEIRQTNALLKSISEFGSTIHNGTLEVEILGEMGEVSRAIDEFYRVRQAQQTKVDREKELKALSDTSGPSGHQKLQVCDVCGAYLSRLDNDRRLADHFYGKMHLGYAQMRKTFDAFPKDMRHRQRAPVEDDGMGPGGPRGPRSGGGYRGRGGRGYRGGW, from the exons ATGGCCGCGGAACAGAGAAAGCTGCTCGAGCAGCTCATGGGCGGCTCGGCCAGCAGCCGTGGCGCCTCGCTCTCCATGACAGACCCCAAAGTTTGCAGGTCGTTCATCGTCGGCACATGTCCCCACGACCTCTTCACAAACACCAAGCAGGACCTTGGTCCGTGCCCGAAGCAGCATTCGGAGGCTCTCAAGGCCGAGTACGAGGGGTTGTCAgacaaggagaagcagaagtACGGCTTCGAGTACGACTACATGCGCGACCTCCAGAAGTACATCGACGACTGCAACAGGAGGATAGACTCGGCGCAGCGCAGGCTTGAGAAGACACCCGACGAAATTCGTCAGACAAACGCTCTG CTGAAAAGCATATCGGAATTTGGCTCCACCATCCACAACGGTaccctcgaggtcgagattCTGGGCGAGATGGGTGAGGTGTCCCGCGCCATCGACGAGTTCTACCGCGTGCGACAGGCGCAGCAGACGAAGGTCGACCGCgagaaggagctcaaggCCCTCTCCGACACCTCGGGCCCCTCGGGCCACCAGAAGCTCCAGGTCTGCGACGTGTGCGGCGCCTACCTCAGCAGGCTTGATAACGATCGCCGCCTGGCGGACCACTTTTACGGAAAGATGCACCTGGGCTACGCGCAGATGCGCAAGACGTTTGACGCGTTTCCCAAAGACATGCGCCACCGCCAGCGGGCGCCGGTTGAGGATGACGGCATGGGGCCCGGCGGGCCCAGGGGTCCcagaagcggcggcggttaCCGCGGGAGGGGCGGCAGGGGATACCGTGGCGGATGGTAG